Proteins encoded within one genomic window of Vicia villosa cultivar HV-30 ecotype Madison, WI unplaced genomic scaffold, Vvil1.0 ctg.001280F_1_1, whole genome shotgun sequence:
- the LOC131634317 gene encoding uncharacterized protein LOC131634317 yields MAKKFVFGMITGCLKSSTSKSKALFNFLPSDAKVSCLIDLDLGCWCNSLIQEVFVQEEARQVLAIPLSFRRPVDELIWNYEKSGNYSVKSAYHLLVHGKRSKGPGPSSVSYHKLGQKIWQARLHPRVRNFLWRLAKDILPTKENLQKKGITLDTSCSFCQAAPETAHHLFLQCEFARSVCFSSCFGLRLPLNSDLNDWIYGCLDDSDVIGDQLKCSLLWQLWKTKNLLLYQQKSVEPWIVAEETLVAVKEFNITNPCVKVKTPSFNSLETPSDHEVYTMNVDAGCFEDGSVAFGCLIKNQDGNVLLAACKREEVSVCPLIGETLAIRWSLQVAKELKVERILVQSDALSVVDCINAVSVRADIDHVIRDCQFLLSSFKFASVVFINRSFNSDAHSFVGLGNRFGSRTWLEMPSCCNSIFVCPAVAS; encoded by the coding sequence ATGGCGAAAAAGTTCGTATTTGGCATGATAACTGGTTGCCTCAAAAGTTCAACTTCAAAGTCCAAAGCCCTATTCAATTTTTTGCCATCGGATGCGAAAGTTAGCTGTCTCATTGATCTGGATTTGGGCTGCTGGTGTAATTCTCTGATACAGGAGgtttttgttcaagaggaggcgAGACAAGTTCTTGCTATACCCCTCTCTTTCCGTAGACCTGTGGATGAGCTTATTTGGAATTATGAAAAAAGCGGAAACTACTCTGTGAAGTCAGCATATCACCTGCTAGTGCATGGAAAACGCAGCAAAGGCCCGGGCCCTTCTAGTGTCTCTTACCACAAGCTGGGGCAGAAAATTTGGCAAGCCCGTTTGCACCCCCGTGTCCGAAATTTCCTTTGGCGCCTTGCAAAAGATATTCTCCCAACAAAGGAAAATCTCCAAAAGAAGGGCATTACTTTGGATACCTCCTGCTCTTTCTGTCAAGCTGCTCCCGAAACGGCGCACCATCTCTTCCTGCAGTGTGAATTTGCTAGGTCTGTGTGTTTTTCTTCCTGTTTTGGTCTGCGACTTCCTTTAAATTCTGATTTGAATGATTGGATCTATGGCTGTTTGGATGACTCGGACGTGATAGGCGATCAGCTAAAGTGCTCTCTGTTGTGGCAACTTTGGAAAACTAAAAACCTATTGTTGTACCAACAAAAGTCTGTTGAGCCTTGGATTGTTGCGGAAGAAACTTTGGTTGCTGTTAAGGAGTTCAACATAACAAATCCGTGTGTCAAAGTCAAGACTCCTTCCTTTAATTCGCTTGAGACCCCTTCAGACCATGAGGTTTACACCATGAATGTAGACGCTGGCTGCTTCGAGGATGGCTCTGTTGCCTTTGGTTGTTTGATTAAAAATCAGGATGGGAATGTTCTCTTAGCAGCATGCAAGAGAGAAGAAGTCTCGGTTTGTCCTTTGATAGGTGAAACTTTAGCCATCCGATGGAGCTTACAAGTTGCTAAGGAGCTGAAGGTGGAGAGAATCCTTGTTCAATCTGATGCTTTATCTGTTGTGGATTGTATTAATGCGGTTTCGGTGCGGGCGGATATTGATCATGTGATCCGCGACTGTCAATTTCTCCTTTCTAGCTTTAAGTTTGCATCTGTTGTCTTTATTAATAGGTCTTTTAACAGTGATGCCCATTCTTTTGTTGGTTTGGGTAATCGTTTCGGTTCGAGAACCTGGCTTGAAATGCCCTCCTGTTGTAATTCTATTTTTGTTTGCCCAGCTGTGGCCTCTTAA
- the LOC131634318 gene encoding uncharacterized protein LOC131634318: MELNAGLIKTAAQNNKIHGVQVARKAPCISHLFCLLFFCANSAEADCVLEILKTYQESSGQMVNMEKSEVSFSQNVRDEDRNLIRNRMCVKTVDRHSKYLGLPVIFGRSKKEIFAMGVERVWKKMKGWKEKVSITGGERSLNQSHCSGDPKLCDELLQTA; this comes from the exons ATGGAATTGAATGCGG GTTTAATCAAGACGGCTGCTCAAAACAATAAGATTCATGGTGTGCAAGTTGCCCGTAAAGCTCCGTGTATTTCCCACCTTTTCTGCCTATTGTTCTTTTGTGCAAACTCAGCGGAAGCAGATTGTGTTTTGGAAATCCTAAAGACTTATCAAGAATCTTCGGGACAGATGGTTAATATGGAAAAATCTGAGGTATCATTCAGTCAGAATGTGCGGGACGAGGATAGAAATCTGATCCGTAACAGGATGTGTGTCAAGACTGTGGACCGTCACTCCAAATACCTGGGGCTTCCGGTGATTTTTGGTAGATCAAAGAAGGAGATCTTCGCCATGGGGGTTGAAAGGGTGTGGAAAAAGATGAAGGGATGGAAGGAGAAAGTTTCTATCACGGGCGGGGAAAGAAGTCTTAATCAAAGCCATTGCTCAGGCGATCCCAAATTATGTGATGAGTTGTTACAAACTGCCTGA
- the LOC131634295 gene encoding uncharacterized protein LOC131634295: MGSTAAAEKTEQELRREIDELLRQQREITERLRDPRGLRKGALPAPILRNNAIRQRSFLRPGLDNNDSEDQPPAKRRLSSAIVKLEEGELVEDADAGNTKDSAGKNENGNATYGQNDVNRFNSQQSGLPRRDGYQRNSKAFEIPTSELVPRVLPKNEDPSLVNRNKRMLGQLLGTLEKFRKEDKQLSGTEAYMRRSNSLQRAEQRAREESERLRKEEREQIAEKRRRDLTLRARVAAKTEEKKLELLFLRWSEHHKRLSNFIRTKAEPPIYYMPNMPLDEDAASAEKRIEEDFLEWKNARREELSEYQKQIGDQYLANVEKDLERWQNARNARKVNSNDQNLQETMDKELDTHRLEHGPKKRKIPDGSNNEDDDDDVEDINAGEDDMMEDELDETIKMETGDANSDPAPDAVNVDLK, from the exons ATGGGGAGTACGGCGGCGGCGGAAAAGACCGAACAAGAACTACGCCGCGAGATCGACGAGCTTCTTCGCCAACAGCGCGAG ATAACTGAGAGGCTTCGAGATCCTCGTGGCCTTCGCAAAGGCGCTTTACCAGCTCCTATTCTACGCAACAATGCTATTCGTCAACGTTCCTTTCTTCGCCCT GGTTTAGATAATAATGATTCTGAAGATCAACCTCCTGCTAAACGTCGACTTTCATCTGCTATTGTTAAG CTTGAGGAAGGGGAGTTGGTTGAAGATGCTGATGCGGGGAACACAAAGGATTCAGCTGGCAAAAATGAAAATGGGAATGCTACCTATGGTCAGAATGATGTGAACCGTTTTAATTCTCAACAAAGTGGACTTCCTAGAAGAGATGGctatcaaagaaattcaaag GCTTTTGAGATTCCTACTTCAGAACTTGTTCCGAGGGTGTTGCCTAAGAATGAGGACCCAAGCTTGGTTAATAGGAACAAAAGAATGCTGGGTCAGCTTTTGGGAACTCTGGAG AAATTCAGAAAAGAAGACAAGCAGCTCTCAGGAACTGAGGCATATATGCGAAGATCTAATTCGTTGCAAAGA GCTGAGCAAAGAGCACGGGAAGAAAGTGAAAGGCTTAGGAAAGAAGAGCGTGAACAGATTGCTGAAAAGCGGAGGAGGGATTTG ACACTTAGGGCACGTGTGGCTGCTAAGACTGAAGAAAAGAAATTGGAGTTACTCTTTCTTCGGTGGAGTGAGCATCATAAACGACTAAGCAATTTTATAAG GACTAAAGCAGAGCCTCCAATATACTATATGCCTAACATGCCCTTGGATGAAGATGCTGCATCAGCTGAGAAGCGCATAGAAGAG GATTTCCTTGAATGGAAGAATGCAAGAAGAGAGGAATTGTCTGAGTATCAAAAACAAATTGGGGACCAGTATCTTGCCAATGTTGAGAAGGACTTGGAGAGATGGCAGAATGCGAGGAATGCAAGGAAAGTAAacagtaatgaccaaaatttacAAGAAACTATGGATAAAGAATTGGATACTCATAGGCTCGAGCATGGTCCCAAGAAAAGAAAAATTCCTGACGGAAGTAATAATGAAGACGATGACGATGATGTGGAAGATATAAATGCCGGAGAGGATGATATGATGGAGGATGAATTAGATGAAACAATTAAGATGGAAACAGGCGACGCCAATTCAGACCCCGCTCCTGATGCTGTCAATGTAGACCTAAAGTGA
- the LOC131634319 gene encoding uncharacterized protein LOC131634319, translating into MDEYLIITIHHSGEFASEDLSVYVGGQIAKLRVDADKWSFFELLGSIKELGYRAIENIYYKDPTGGMNILVDDRGALEIADLYRVHLSVEVFIKHALSQAVFADEAEVVLDDIPLNEMPPNEIVDEVAVEIEEILKEFDDRANDVAQDDVRSTDVTQDGERANDVAQDDVRTNDVTQDGERANDVAHDDVRTNDVTQDDERSRDVAQDDVSAVGADNGLVGGEVDDDLRLTDDSSDDSNFEYDSAMEIVFDDDSDEYSTELEEEDGMDCDIEDNEQMKSKKGKQMSDENKEDSKGSDNDSEDLGSDCDSDDSSRARRKKYPIFKLLKDMSNYRWEVGTYFTTKEDFKEAIVTYAVHSGRDLRFTKNDKIRVRVRCKDGCEWESYCAKLPNEDSWQLRKVVDTHSCSREYHVKLLKTKWLSKRLQNSLKTNPRLKLKDIKEKVQKKWNVGVNKTKAIRARFAARDMVDGSFLGDYTRVYDYAHELLRSNPGSTVKVCVQPAQEGSTVENLHFKRLYICLAACKESFKWSRHFIGLDGCFLKGLCGGQILAAIGRDPNDQMLPIAFAVVESENKDSWTWFLELLIDDLGGREECLTYTFISDQQKGLLPAMEELLPRVEQRFCVRHLYNNFRKRFAGKKLKEIIWKAAKSTYYQAWEREMKVMKEVNVEAYKHMMSTPPRFWSRSYFKTHNKCDAVLNNMSEAFNSVILESRAKPLITMVEEIRVYMMERWATNRMRFQKLEDVDVLPNIKKKIEKTSSYTNMWLVRMSDEFIFEVRNLENNAEKFTVNLKDRTCSCRRWELTGLPCVHSLSAIKSRNQKIDDYVPEYYRKSRYMQVYQPVIFPVNGSNLWERTEYPDVLPPKFRKMPGRPKKRRNLEQGELDGTDRKMRRTGFIVKCSRCKKQGHNKLTCKVPSTTAQAAQSQAAPSQTTSVQVSQTAPSAPSQSSQSAPSQSSQAAPSQSSQAQKTTPKSAKKTTPKAKKLAVRRPNAPFIPPGPTTRLTAAKIAIGPTTRRTTPTKRATPKWKP; encoded by the exons ATGGATGAGTATCTAATCATTACAATCCACCATAGTGGTGAATTTGCGAGTGAGGACTTGAGCGTTTACGTAGGAGGTCAGATTGCTAAACTGAGGGTAGATGCTGATAAGTGGAGTTTTTTTGAGCTGTTAGGTAGTATCAAGGAACTAGGTTATCGAGCCATAGAAAACATATATTATAAGGATCCAACTGGTGGGATGAATATATTGGTAGATGACAGAGGGGCATTAGAGATTGCTGATTTATATAGGGTTCATCTTAGTGTTGAGGTCTTTATTAAGCACGCATTGTCCCAGGCTGTTTTTGCTGATGAAGCTGAAGTTGTGTTAGATGATATTCCACTTAATGAAATGCCACCTAATGAGATAGTAGATGAGGTAGCAGTAGAGATTGAGGAAATATTGAAGGAATTTGATGACAGGGCCAATGATGTAGCACAGGATGATGTGAGGAGTACTGATGTAACACAAGATGGTGAGAGGGCCAATGATGTAGCACAGGATGATGTGAGGACTAATGATGTAACACAAGATGGTGAGAGGGCCAATGATGTAGCACATGATGATGTGAGGACTAATGATGTAACACAAGATGATGAGAGGTCCAGAGATGTAGCACAAGATGATGTAAGTGCAGTTGGAGCTGATAATGGACTTGTGGgtggtgaggttgatgatgatttAAGACTGACTGATGATAGTTCTGATGATAGCAACTTCGAGTATGATAGTGCAATGGAGATAGTATTTGAtgatgattctgatgagtataGTACTGAACTGGAAGAGGAGGATGGAATGGACTGTGATATAGAAGATAATGAacaaatgaaaagtaaaaaaggaaaacaaatgtctgatgaaaacaAAGAAGATAGTAAAGGGAGTGATAATGATAGTGAGGATCTTGGAAGTGATTGTGATAGTGATGATAGCAGTAGGGCTAGGAGAAAGAAGTATCCAATTTTTAAGCTTTTAAAGGATATGTCCAATTACAGATGGGAAGTGGGAACATATTTTACTACAAAGGAAGATTTCAAGGAGGCAATTGTTACTTATGCAGTCCATTCTGGCAGAGATTTAAGGTTCACTAAGAATGACAAGATAAGGGTTAGGGTCAGGTGTAAGGATGGATGTGAATGGGAATCTTACTGTGCTAAGTTGCCTAATGAGGATTCATGGCAACTAAGGAAAGTAGTTGACACCCATAGCTGTAGTAGAGAGTATCATGTAAAGTTACTGAAGACAAAATGGTTGAGCAAGAGGTTACAGAATTCACTTAAAACAAACCCTAGACTGAAGCTGAAGGACATTAAGGAAAAGGTTCAGAAGAAGTGGAATGTTGGGGTCAACAAAACCAAGGCTATAAGGGCTAGGTTTGCAGCCAGAGACATGGTTGATGGGTCATTTCTAGGGGATTATACAAGGGTGTATGACTATGCACATGAGTTACTAAGATCTAACCCAGGTTCAACTGTTAAGGTTTGTGTCCAGCCTGCACAAGAAGGTTCAACTGTTGAGAATTTACATTTCAAGAGGTTGTACATATGCTTGGCAGCTTGTAAGGAGAGCTTCAAGTGGAGCAGACATTTCATAGGACTTGATGGATGTTTTTTGAAAGGCTTATGTGGAGGTCAAATACTTGCAGCTATTGGCAGAGATCCCAATGATCAAATGCTACCAATAGCATTTGCAGTTGTTGAAAGTGAAAACAAGGATAGCTGGACATGGTTCTTGGAGCTTCTTATTGATGATCTTGGTGGGAGGGAAGAGTGCCTCACATACACTTTCATttctgatcaacaaaag GGTTTATTGCCTGCAATGGAGGAACTTCTTCCAAGAGTTGAACAGAGATTTTGTGTTAGGCATCTATACAACAATTTTAGGAAGAGGTTTGCTGGAAAAAAACTAAAGGAGATTATATGGAAAGCAGCCAAGTCAACTTACTACCAAGCTTGGGAGAGAGAGATGAAAGTAATGAAAGAGGTCAATGTAGAAGCATACAAGCACATGATGAGCACTCCTCCAAGATTTTGGAGTAGATCATACTTCAAAACTCATAACAAGTGTGATGCTGTACTGAACAATATGTCAGAAGCCTTTAATAGTGTCATATTGGAGTCAAGGGCAAAACCATTGATCACCATGGTGGAAGAGATTAGGGTATACATGATGGAAAGGTGGGCAACAAACAGGATGAGGTTTCAAAAATTAGAAGATGTTGATGTGTTACCAAACATTAAAAAGAAGATTGAAAAAACAAGTTCATACACAAATATGTGGCTTGTAAG GATGTCTGATGAGTTTATATTTGAAGTGAGGAATTTGGAAAACAATGCTGAAAAATTTACAGTCAATCTGAAAGATAGGACTTGTTCATGTAGAAGGTGGGAGTTGACAGGCCTCCCCTGTGTTCATTCACTATCAGCAATCAAAAGCAGGAACCAAAAGATTGATGATTATGTCCCTGAGTATTACAGGAAATCAAGATATATGCAAGTGTACCAGCCAGTTATTTTTCCAGTCAATGGCTCAAACCTATGGGAGAGGACAGAGTACCCTGATGTTCTGCCACCCAAATTTAGGAAAATGCCAGGAAGACccaaaaaaaggaggaatttggaacAAGGTGAACTGGATGGCACAGATAGAAAGATGAGAAGAACTGGCTTCATTGTGAAGTgcagcagatgcaagaaacaaggacACAACAAACTTACTTGCAAGGTACCATCAACTACTGCACAAGCAGCTCAATCACAAGCAGCTCCATCTCAGACTACTTCTGTACAAGTATCCCAAACAGCTCCTTCAGCTCCATCACAGTCATCTCAATCAGCTCCTTCACAATCATCTCAAGCAGCTCCATCACAATCATCCCAAGCTCAGAAGACTACTCCAAAATCAGCCAAGAAGACTACTCCTAAAGCAAAGAAGTTGGCAGTTAGAAGGCCAAATGCCCCTTTTATCCCACCTGGTCCAACCACAAGGCTGACTGCTGCAAAAATAGCTATAGgtccaacaacaaggaggacaacacCTACTAAAAGGGCCACACCAAAATGGAAACCATAG